The proteins below come from a single Benincasa hispida cultivar B227 chromosome 4, ASM972705v1, whole genome shotgun sequence genomic window:
- the LOC120076124 gene encoding uncharacterized protein LOC120076124 — translation MRLDDALWAYITAFKTPIRRTPFKLVYGMAGEERLLELQELKELHLEDSKNSRLYKEKKKLIHDKGLAKKECRVGQKVLLYNSHLLLMPGKLKSKWLSPFETINVFPYGVVENRSLETGKEFKVNRHRLKIFNEGKVNSPRSSFLLNSLSIT, via the exons ATGCGCCTCGACGATGCTCTTTGGGCTTACATAACTGCTTTCAAAACTCCCATTAGGAGAACGCCCTTCAAGCTTGTCTATGGCATG GCTGGTGAAGAAAGGCTTTTGGAACTACAAGAATTGAAGGAATTACATCTTGAAGACTCTAAGAACTCGAGACTCtacaaggaaaagaaaaagctaATTCACGATAAGGGTCTTGCAAAGAAAGAGTGTAGGGTCGGTCAGAAAGTGTTGCTTTACAATTCGCACCTCTTACTTATGCCCGGTAAGCTTAAGTCAAAATGGCTTAGTCCTTTTGAGACTATTAATGTGTTTCCCTATGGTGTAGTTGAGAATAGAAGCCTTGAGACTGGAAAGGAGTTTAAGGTAAACAGGCACCGCCTCAAGATCTTCAATGAAGGGAAAGTCAACTCACCTCGCTCGAGTTTTCTGTTGAATTCACTCTCAATCACTTAA